One window of the Eucalyptus grandis isolate ANBG69807.140 chromosome 8, ASM1654582v1, whole genome shotgun sequence genome contains the following:
- the LOC104417733 gene encoding bidirectional sugar transporter N3 yields the protein MDFLIFIFGILGNIVSLFVFFAPVPTFYRIYKEKSTEGFQSIPYLVALFSSMLWLYYAFLKGHSFLLITINSFGCVIEMVYIAIYIAYALRAARSSTIKLFALMNVGLFSLLILIMHFIPNDDARTTVFGWICTTISVSVFAAPLGIVARVVRTKSVEFMPFSLSFFLTLSAVMWFGYGFFQKDWCIMIPNIVGFVLGLSQMVLYGYYRNKGVIIIKDEIMDEKLPQHVVHPPSGRASVVHPVTVGIPPPINGGEARADEQQPQPSQLPEGAVEVVVSGNDPGSDQPS from the exons ATGGACTTCTTGATCTTCATTTTTGGTATCCTAg GAAACATTGTCTCGCTCTTCGTCTTCTTTGCTCCGGT GCCGACATTTTACCGAATCTACAAGGAGAAATCGACCGAGGGTTTCCAATCAATACCGTATTTGGTCGCTCTATTTAGCTCCATGCTCTGGCTTTACTACGCATTCCTCAAAGGACACTCCTTCCTTCTCATCACCATTAACTCATTCGGATGCGTCATAGAGATGGTGTACATCGCCATCTACATTGCTTATGCGCTGAGAGCTGCCAGG AGCTCCACAATCAAGCTCTTTGCTCTGATGAACGTGGGATTGTTCTCTCTCCTAATTCTCATAATGCACTTCATTCCAAACGATGATGCACGCACCACGGTGTTTGGATGGATTTGCACGACGATTTCCGTGAGCGTCTTTGCAGCGCCATTAGGCATTGTG GCACGAGTTGTGCGAACGAAGAGCGTGGAGTTCATGCCCTTCTCTCTTTCGTTCTTTCTAACATTGAGCGCCGTCATGTGGTTCGGCTACGGTTTCTTCCAAAAGGACTGGTGCATTATG ATACCGAACATCGTGGGCTTTGTCTTGGGACTGTCTCAGATGGTCTTGTACGGATACTACAGAAACAAAGGGGTCATCATCATCAAGGACGAGATCATGGACGAGAAGCTCCCGCAACACGTCGTTCACCCCCCCTCAGGAAGAGCCTCTGTAGTCCACCCCGTCACCGTTGGAATCCCGCCCCCCATCAATGGCGGTGAAGCCCGAGCGGATGAGCAACAGCCACAGCCATCACAACTGCCGGAGGGTGCCGTGGAAGTGGTAGTTTCCGGCAATGACCCGGGGTCTGATCAGCCAAGTTAA